Genomic window (Sediminispirochaeta smaragdinae DSM 11293):
CGACTCTGCCAATTGTATCGCCGCCGTTTGTTCTCTCTCTTTCTATCATATTTCTTTTTGGAAGGAAGGGGTTGATTACAAACGGGCTGCTTGGGATTACGGATTTTAATGTATATGGCATGCATAGTTTGATTTTGGTCCAAACAATTTCTTTTTTTCCTGTTGCCTATCTGACGCTTTCTGGTATTTTGCAGGCTATAGACTCTTCGGTGGAAGATGCTGCACTTAACCTTGGGGCATCACGATGGAAAATCTTCTGGACTGTGACCTTTCCTTTATCGCTCCCTGGTATCTTTAGTGCATTTCTCTTGGTATTCATACAATCTTTACAGGATTTTAGTAACCCTGCCGTTATAGGCGGAGGATTTCCTACATTGGGTGTTGAAGCGTATCGCGTAATTACCGGCATGTATGATCTAAGAACAGGTGCAATTCTCTCTATCATGTTGTTGATTCCCAGTTTGATGGCCTTTCTCCTTCAGCGATACTGGATAAGCGGAAAGGGATTTGTCACCGTGACTGGTAAACCCTCTCAGAACAGAACCAAATTGAATCAGAGGCACATTGTTATACCGCTTTTTGCGGTTTGCTTACTTTTTTGTGCCGTCATAGTGCTTTTCTATGGAACGGTCATTGTCGGGGCCTTTGTAAAAGTTTGGGGCGTAAATTATTCCTTTACCCTTGATCATTTTCGGTATGTCTTTTCCATAGGTTTCAAACCACTGAGGAATGCGGTTACTCTGGCAATTATTGCGACACCCATTACCGGTCTAACGGGGATGGCGATTGCTTTTTTAACGGTCAGAAAAAGTTTCTTTGGTAAACGCTATATGAGCCTTGCATCGTTGCTTACCTTTGCCCTTCCCGGGACCGTTGTTGGTATCAGTTATATTCTTGCGTTCAACGATCGTCCCTTTTTGCTGACAGGGACGGCGGTGATTCTTATCTGTGTATTTGTTTTCAGAAATCTTCCGGTAGGAATTGAGGGAGCTAGTTCCGCTCTTATGCAGATTGATCCTTCAATTGAAGAGGCCTCTATAAACATGGGCGCTGGTAGTTTTTATACCTTTTTCCACATAACCCTTCCGTTGATTCGGGGAGCCTTCTTTTCCGGGCTGGTGTATTCGTTTGTCAGAGCCATGACGGCGGTGAGTGCCATTATTTTTCTCGTTTCGGCGCGTTGGAATGTTGTCACGACCAGGATTTTTTCACTTTTTGAGGTGAGCCAGTACAGTGATGCCGCAGCGTACATTGTGATAATGATCATCGTAATAGCATGTGCAATTTATGTTCTTAATTTTCTCGTAAGTAAAATGGATCCCGAAAAAAACGCTATGGTAAGGAAATAGAAAGATGAGAAACCGAATTGAGGATGCAATTAAGGCAAAGAGCAGTAGCCTTCGTCTGGTAGATGTGACAAAAAAGTTTCGTCAAATAGGGGGATCAGGAGAGGTCATTGCTGTTGATAATGTTAATCTTTCGATTGAATCCGGCGAGCTTGTTACCCTTTTAGGTCCTTCCGGTTGTGGAAAAACTACAACGTTGAGAATGGTTGCTGGATTTGAGAGTGTGACCTCCGGTAAGCTTTTTCTCGGAGATGAAATGATAGAATCGGTTCCTCCGAATAAGCGTGATATGGCTATGATGTTTCAGAGCTATGCACTTTTTCCTCATATGACCGTATATAACAATATACGCTATGGTTTGAAGATAAAGAAACTTCCCGAGGCCGAGATAACACAGCGGACAAATCAGATAATCGAGCTTATGCAAATCAAAGGGATGGAAAACAGACTTCCTTCGCAAATCTCCGGGGGACAACAGCAACGTGTTGCATTAGCGAGGGCGGTCGTCATTGAGCCCAAGGTCCTGCTGTTTGATGAGCCTCTTTCAAACCTTGATGCAAAACTTAGGGAATATATGCGTGATGAGCTTCGTGCACTTCAAAAACGATTAGGAATAACCAGCCTGTATGTTACGCACGATCAATCCGAGGCCATGGCCATATCGGATAAAGTGGTACTTATGAATGCCGGGAGGATTGTTCAGGTTGGAACTCCCTTGGATTTGTATAATGAACCGGCCACCCTTTTTGTTGCAGAGTTTATAGGAAAGTCTAATTTTCTCCCGTGCGAAATAAAGGAAAAAAATGACGACGGTATTGAGTCGGTTATTCTTGGTGCTAGAATTACCGTACCCTCTCCGGGAAAGAATTTTTCTTTTTTCAAAGGAGAGGCCACTGCCGTAATTCGGCCCGAATTTATTAGGGTATTAGAAAAAGAAGATGGGCAGTTTACAGGAGTAGTACGAAAGACGGTTTTCTTCGGTAATTTTGTCGAATACGAAATAGAAATCAAAAATAGGATCATCAAAGTTGAATCATATTGTCCGCTTGAAAAGAAAATATATCAAGTAGAGGATGTCGTCGGCATAGCCGTGAATCTCGATGGTATACGTTTGCTGAAAAATAACGATGGGGAAGCGGATGCTTGAGTATACACTTGTAATATGTGACATCGATGGGACATTGGTAGATGCTGAGAAAAAGATTTCCCCATTTAATAAAAAGATGATAAAAGAGTTTTGCCGCTGTGGAGGAAGGATCTCTTTTGCAACGGGAAGAATCGAGAAATCGGCGATTCCCTATTATGAAGAATTGGAGATGCATATCCCGATTATTTTATATAACGGGGCAAGAATTTATCACCCCGATACAAAAACGGCAATCTACGATTCTTTTCTTACCACGTGTGATGTCGATAGGGCCATAGATCTTTTACCACAATTCCCCTTTGATTATGTTTTTTATTCGAATGGAGAGGCTTATACCCTGAAGAGGTCCGATAATGTACGCCGATACGAGGAGGGAGATAGAATTACTTGTGCCTTGATCGACAGTGTTGACGTGATAAAAGAAAGAGAGATAACAAAAATTCTGATGATCGGTGATAATAGTTCGTTTAAGGAATTTCGTGACCTCTTCTCTGATGATGCTGCTACCTCTGCCAGGCTTGTGCAATCTGAATTAACGTTCCTTGAAATTCTTCCAAGTGCTGTGAGCAAAGGAAGTTCGTTGTTGCATTTGGCCGACTACCTCGGGATTGATATGAAACGGATTGCCTGTTTTGGCGATGGCTTGAATGACATGGAGATGATACGTAATGCGGGATTGGGGGTTGCCATGGGGAATGCTCGCCAGGAATTGAAAGACGCTGCCGATATAGTTGCTCCTTCCAATACCGAAGATGGAGTTGGAAAGATCTTAGCAGCCATCATGGAGAAAAAAATATGACATACGATATAACAATGATCGGGCATATCTCAAAAGATGTCATGATTTACCCCGAAGATGAGCAAAGATTTATCGGAGGACCTGTCATCTATTCCTCAATCGCTGCTGCTCGTTCGGGAAAACGGATACATGTTATTACAAAATGTTCGGAGAAGGATAGAGCGGCGCTAAGCGGTATGGAAGCGGAGGGCGTGAAGGTTAGCTGGTTATCTTCACCCGATACAACCAGTATAGAGAATATATATCTTTCCGATGATCGCGAAAGGCGAAAGGTTCGGCTTTTAAGTAAAGCCTCTTCTTTTTCTCTCGAAGAGCTCCCGGAAGAAGGCAGCCTCATCTTCCATTTGGCAGGTTTGTTTAGGGGCGAGATACCTGATGCAATTATTCCGCATCTTGCGAAGAAAGGGAGTGTCGGTGTCGATGCCCAAGGCCTTCTTCGGTGTAACGAAAAAGGAGCGCTTTTTTTCAAGAACTGGGAAAACGCTCATCAGCTCATGCCCCATATCAGCTACTTTAAGGCGGATGCAATGGAGGCTGAAATACTAACCGGAACCTCTGATAGAAAAGATGCCGCACGAATCCTTGCCGATATGGGGGCAAAAGAGATCGTCATTACCCATCATGACGGAGTTCTTGTTTTGGTAAACGGCGAATTCTGTTATGCTCCCTATACTGCTGCTAATCTGTCAGGTAGGACCGGCCGGGGTGATACCACCTTTGCCGCCTACATGGCTGTACGACTTGATTCCGATCCCTCTTGGGCAACGGCTTATGCCGCCGCCCTCTGTTCCATGAAAATGGAGGCCCCGGGCCCATTCTCGGGAACTGAGGAGATGGTATATGAACGAATGGAGCGTATGGGATTTTCTCGTAAAGGCCGAGAAAAATAGTCGAACGAAAAAAATTGACCGCTGTACATATGCATGCTATAATTACTTAAACGTTTTAGTTGAGGGATTGTCATGCGAGTGACCATCAAAGATATTGCGAGAGAGGCGGGAGTCTCGACTGCTGCCGTGTCCAAGGCCTTGAATGGACAACCGGATATTGGTGAAACGACGAGGTTGCGAATTATCCGGATCAGTCGTGAATTGGGTTATACCCCGAATATGATTGCCCGCAATTTGGTAACAAAGGGGAATAAGACCATTGGTGTATTAATTCCCGATATATCCACGCCCATTTATCCTCGTATCTATAAGGGGATAAATGAAACGGCCATGAAGTATGGATATACACTTTTGCTTGGCGACACAAAACGGAGCATAGAAAGCGAAAAGAAATATATCATGACGATGATGGAGAATAGGGTGGCCGGGCTTCTTGTCAGTCCTGTTAGCAATGATATCTCTCATATTGTACAGGTCGTTCGGGGACAGATACCGATCATCTATTTTGGTGGAAAGGTCAACGACGCAATGCAAAATTCCATAGGTATCGATAATTATCACGGCGCCATGCTCGCCGTTGATTATCTAACGGGGCTCGGACATAAGGATATCATCATGATCTGTGACGATCTTGATACGAAAACACGACATGATCGAGTCGATGGATATACGGAGGCAATGAAAAGAAAGGGATTAAAACCTCTTGTCGTTTTTAACAATGAAGGTCTAAAGGGACGTCAGTGTGGTGTTTCGGCCATACGCCATATCATTGCGGGGAGAACACTTCCTACGGCTGTTTTTGCCTTGAACGATTTGATGGCAATAGGGGCTATGGAGGCTCTCTCCGAGGCGGGGATACAGGTTCCCGAGGCTGTTTCCGTTATGGGCTATGATGATATTTCATTTGCATCTCTCCCGATGATAGGACTTTCTACCATTTGGCAACCGAAGTTTAAAACAGGAGAGATGGCTCTCGAGCTATTACACAAAAAGTTGCAGGATGATCCTGTAACAGAAGATCGCAAGATTGTCTTGCAGCCTGAACTGAGGATCAGGACATCGACCTGTCGAATTTAAATTTTTTGTTAGATACTTAAACGTTTAAGTATGGAGGAGTTCAGATACATGAAAAGATCGTATGCATATGAAACACATGCTCATACGACCGAAGTAAGCAGTTGTGGCCGAGTAAGGGCTGCCGATGCTCTTAGGATGTACAAGAGTGTCGGCTACCAGGGGATTATTTTTACCGACCATTTTCATGACGATTATGTTTCTTCTCTTGGAAACATGAGTTGGGAGGCCAAGATTGATTGCTACCTGACAGGCTACCGGGAAGCTGCCAAAGTGGCTGGCGAATTGGACATGGATGTTTTATGGGGAATGGAGCTGCGTTTTACCGAAAACGATAACGATTACCTTGTCTATGGAATAGATAGTGACTTCTTGAAGGGGTGGGTAGATCTTCATCGTTCATCGATCAGCGTATTTATGGAATCAATTAAGAGTAGGGCAGATATTTTGGTATATCAGGCTCATCCTTTTCGCGATGGCTGTCGGTTGGTAGATCCAGTGATCGTCCATGGTTTGGAAATCTATAACGGAAACCCACGACATGATTCAAGAAATAATCTTGCCGCACAGGCGGCTGCGGAAAACAGTACGCTTATCTTGTCCGGTTCTGATTTTCACAGACCCGGTGATCTGGCAAGCGGCGGGGTGTTCCTGCCAGAACGTATCTCCTGTAATGCCGAACTTATTACCGCTTTGAAAGCTATTAGTTATGACGCTTTAATCGCAAAGGAACCCGTATGCAAATAGATACCGTACTCTTTGATATGGGGGGAACACTGGAAGAAATTTCCTATTCCTCTACTGTAGGCTCGATGATTGAAAAACGTTTTGAAAACATTTTAAAGGTTCCTTTCTCGTCGATTACGACAGAGGGAGGCGATGCCTTTTATACAACACTCCTTGAGCGATATAGCGAATACCGTTGTTTTAGGGAGAGAACCTATATAGAGGTTCATCCAGCCATGGTATGGAGGGATTGGATTCTGAAAGGGCTTTCGATTCCCGATAATGTTATTTTTGATCATTGTGAAGAGCTTGCCTATTTCTGGGAAACAGAAGTAATCAACCGCTGTTGCCGGAAAAACACCGCCATGATGCTTGAGGAATTACATTCTCGAGATATCAAGATGGGTATCATCAGTAATACTGGCAGCTTCACGCAGGTGTATAAATCACTGGACCGATACGGAATCCGTTCTTTTTTTGATAAGATCGCACTTTCCTGCGCCTATGGCATTCGTAAGCCTCATGGATTTTTGTTCAGGGATATTCTGAATCAGATGGGTGCCGATGCGAAAAAAACACTCTTTGTGGGCGATACAATAACTCGAGATGTACTTGGAGCAAAAAATGCAGGCCTGTTCGGATCGATTCAAATTCAGTCCGATTTTACAAAGCTCAGTGACGGGACACTCTCAGAGGATAGCCGACCGGATTATATCATCCAGGACCTCATGAGCATTCCATCGATCATCGACGAGATCAATCAACGTCAATAAAAACATTATACCGAAAAAGGGGGGTATGTAATGGTTTCTTCTGAAATTTCAGCGATGGGGAAATTTAGTAAAAAAATGCATTATAATAAAACCAGATTATTTAATTACCTGCGGAATCCCCCGAATCTGATTACCATCGTCTCTATTATCGTTCTTTTATATTTGGTAGTCATTCCGTTGTGGGAGATTCTCAGTAATACGTTTCAACTACAATTTCGTGATGCAATGAAAACCGGCCTCTCCGAAGGCTCGTTTACCTTACGTTATTGGATACAGACTTTTGCCAGTACCATAAGTAAGGCAATGTTTTATAAACCCCTGGTCAATTCGTTGCTCATCTCTCTGAATGTCTCTGTCTTCGGTATCCTCATCGGTGGAATCCTGGCATGGCTGGTTACCCGTACTGATCTACCTTTGAAGAACTTTTTTTCATTTATTCTCGTTGTTGCGTATATGGTTCCCTCGTGGTGTAAGGCTCTGTCTTGGCAGATTATCTTTAAAAACGATAGGATCGGCGGATATCCTGGTATGTTTCAGTCTATCTTCAAGATCGCGCCACCCAACTGGATATCGTATGGTTTTTTTCCAATCGTCATTACTTTGTCCCTGCATTATTTTGTGTTTTCTTTCCTACTCATTTCTGCGGCGTTGTCCTCCATCGGAGGGGACCTTGAAGAGATGGCGGAGATAACCGGAGCAAAACGAAGTACCATTTTGCGGAGGATTACCTTTCCTCTCGTCATGCCGGCCATCCTGTCCTCGTTTATTTTGACCTTCTCAAAGGCAATAGGCTCTTTCGGTGCACCGGCGTTTCTGGGATTGAAGGTGAACTATTACACCTTGTCGACCATGATCTATGCCAATATCCGTAACCGTATGACCACTCAGGCGTTTACTTTGTCGATTGTATTGATTCTTGTTGCCAGTTTTACGGTTTACCTTAACCAGAAGGCCATTGGAAAACGTAAGAGTTTTACGACAATTGGCGGAAAGAGTACACGTCGGAATTTTATAAAGCTTAAGAAATTTAAACCCCTGGTTACCATCGCGGTTTTCCTTTTTGTCGTTTTAGGCGTCATTATGCCGCTGGTCGTTTTGGTCCTTCAAAGTCTCATGTTGAAGAAAGGGGTCTACAGTCCGAGCAATTTGACGCTTCATTTCTGGATTGGGGAGAGTAATCCCGCTATAGCCGATGGAGAGGCAGGCATTTTCCATAATCCGAGAATCTGGCTTGCACTCGTCAATACGATGAAGCTTGTTATTATAACGTCTCTAATCGCAACTGTTGTCGGCCTTCTTCTGGGATACATCATCTCAAGGGGACGCAAGAAAATCAGTGGTCGGTTTATTGAACAAATTTCTTTTACCCCTATGCTGATTCCTTCTATTGCGTTGAGTACCATCTATCTTTCAATGTTTTCCAAACAGCAGCTCTTTCTGCCTGTCCTGTACGGCACCTTTTCGTTGCTCGTTCTAATCAGCATTGTTAAATACCTGCCCTTTGCGGTTCGATCGGGAACCAGCAGCATGATGCAAATTAATAGTGAACTTGAAGAGGCCGCAAAGATCGAGGGAACACCATGGCACAAAATTTTTTCAAGGCTGATTCTCCCTCTCGCCAAAGGAGGAATTTTCAGTGCCTTTTTATTGATCTTTATTAGTGGAATGAAAGAGTTGGCATTGATCATGCTTTTAGTCACGCCCGAAACCTCGACCCTGACGACCTTGACCTATTCGTATACGGAGTCAGGTTTTGAGCAGTTTTCCGATGCAATTACAACATTAATTATTTTTATCATCATCGTTGTTAATTTCATTGCCAGAAAAGTCAGTAAAGCGGACATTTCTCAAGGAATAGGAGGTTGATATGAGCCGGATAGAACTGAATAAGGTAAATAAATACTATGATAAAGCACTTATCCTGAAGGATGTTGACCTTGTAGTGGAGGAGGGGGATTTCATGACCCTTCTTGGTCCGTCGGGATGTGGAAAGACCACTACGCTGCGGGTTATTTCCGGCTTGGAGAATCCTCAAAGTGGCACGGTGTCTATCGATGGCAGGGTTGTGGCCGACCCGAAAAGTGGTAGGTTTGAGCCGCCCGCCAAAAGGGATCTCAACCTTGTTTTTCAAAGCTATGCTCTTTGGCCCCATATGACCGTTTTTGAAAATGTTGCCTTTGGCCTAACTGTAAAAAAAGTTCCCAAAAACGAGATTAAGACGAACGTAATGTCCGCATTGGAGAGGATGCAAATCGGTCAGTACGCCGATCGCTATCCTTCGGAATTATCAGGTGGGCAACAACAGCGGGTTGCCATAGCACGAGCCATTGTTTCCCAACCTAAAATTCTTCTTTTAGATGAACCGCTTTCCAATTTGGATGCAAAACTCCGTATAGACATGCGTGCCGAATTAAAGCGACTGCATAAAGAGTTGAAGACCACAATCATCTACGTGACCCACGACCAGGTCGAAGCGCTTACCCTTTCTTCCAAGATCGCCGTCTATTTTGAAGGGGTGCTTACACAATGCAATACACCAAGTGAAATCTACAATAACCCTGCTACATTGCGGGTTGCAGAGTTTATTGGTAATCCGAAGATTAATTTCCTTTCGGGTATCCTCGCGGATATAAGGGATAATCAATTAACTGTTCAATGCAGTTTCGGGCCCCTTACATGTAAGAATATCGACGAACGAGACAATGACTCCGTAGGCATTGTTTCCGAATCATCTTCCGGGCTTGAGGTAACCGTTGCTATTCGTCCCGAAGATATCCTTATCGAAAAAAATGAGCAAGACGGATATATCCCATGTTGCGTTTCTTCTATTCTTCCTGCCGGATCGGAAACACTGCTGGAACTCGAATTGGCAAATAGTCTTCTCATGGTGAAAGAGGTTGGCCCCCAACGCTTCGATGTCGGCGATACGGTCTGGGTCCACATGAAGCAGGAACGAATGAATTTATATGAAAATGAAAACGGCACTTTGATTATGCGTGCCCAATGATGGAATCTATCGGAACCAATACATACACGGTTCCGATTAATTTTTTTGTAAAGGAGAAAATCGATGAAGCATGTAAAACGATTAGGTATTCTGGCAGTTATCCTACTTTTGGTGTTTGCATTTTCTTCCTGCTCGAATAGTAAAAGCGAGGAGGGGACAGCCTCCATTTCGGATGGGAAAAGTTGGGAGGAAACTTCAGGATTTCATGACAAACTAAGTGTGGAAGAACTTTACGAAAAAGCCAAAGAAGAAAAAACCGTTACGATCTATTCTATGTCCAGCCGACTAAACGACGTTAAAGAGAGCTTTGAAGCGCAATATCCGGGGGTTGAAGTCGTCGTCTACGATATGAGAAATTCCGAAATCCTGGAAAAGTTCCAAAGAGAATACAATGCCGGTATCCATACTGCAGACGTGCTTTTTATAAAGGACACCGACGGGGCTGTTTATAATGAGTTCGTTAAGATGGGACTTTTGAAAGAGTATATTCCCCAAAATATGATGAAAAGCGCTCTTCCCGAGTACCAAAAAGGCGCCTATGTTCCTTACTTTGAGATGAAGCAAATTTTTTACAATTCGGAAGTGTACGATTCTTGCCCCATTGATAATTGGTGGGATCTGACACGTCCTGAATATAACGGTAAGATTATTCTGAGGAGTCCAATAGAAAATTCCGAAATCATGGGGCTGTTTATTGCCTTTGTAAAGAATAGTGATGATATGGCTTCTGCTTATGAAAAAGAGTTTGGTGAAAAGCTGGTTTTAAACGGAACGGAACATGCCGGTTATGAATTTTTAAAACGTCTTATCAATAATGATTTGATTATCATGACGTCAGATACCGATATCACTGAGGCTGTCGGGGCTCCTGGACAAAGTGATCCTCCTTTCGGGATTGCAACCTCCAGCAAGATGCGTAAAGCAGGTGATGATCTGCTGATTAATGTTGCCAATGATTTGTTGCCTCGTTTGGGCGTGCTTGATCCTGCATATCTCTATATTACCGATCAATCGGAACATGTGAATGCCGCAAAGCTTCTACTTCGTTGGATAGGGGGTGAGGCCGACGGAACGGGTGAGGGATTTAAACCCTTTCATGTCAGAGGTTCCTGGCCTTCACGTACGGATGTTGCTCCTATCGACACACCTCCCCTGAATTCCCTGAACCTATGGCCCTTGGATCTTAACTATAACTACATGATCCTTGATGATATGCGAAATTTCTGGCTTACCTTGCAATAATTCTTTTCGCTTCGCAACCGGGATGTACATAAGGCATCTCCGGTTGCGTGCTCCAAGGACAAAAAAATGCTATACGATATAACAATGATCGGTCATGTCTGCAAAGACACTGTATTTGATGGGGGAGTTCGCTCCGAAAGTCTGGGTGGGGCGGTCTACTTCTCTTCTGCCGCCGCGCTGCGCTCGGGAAAGCATGTTCATGTTATTACAAAGGCTGCAGAACAAGATGATCTCTTGCTTGATGAGATGAGACAAAATGGGATAGCGGTCACAAGGCAGGATTCGCCTCAAACAACCTGTATGGCGCTGCATTATGATTCGGTTGATCGTGAGCGACGTGAGATTCTTTTGGCTGCTCAGGCATCGTCGTTTTCTATTGCCTCCTTTCCGCCTGTCGAAAGCCGAATTTTTCACTTGGCAGGATTGGTAAGAGGAGAGATTCCTGAAGATTTTATCCCCCACTTGGCTCAAAAGGGTGATCTTGCCGTGGATGTTCAGGGGTTTATCCGCTGCAATGAAGGAGAAAGGCTCCTATTCAAACCCTGGGAAAACGCTGATGACTTGCTTCCTTTTATTAGATTTTTAAAAACGGATGCTGCCGAGGCGGAAATTCTCACAGGAGAGAAGGATCGAGAGAAGGCTGCTATCTTGTTGAACAGAAAAGGGGCGAAAGAGGTCCTCATCACGCATAACAGTGAGGCCCTTTTATGCGTTGATGGTAAGATCTATACGGCTCCATTTACTCCCTCTAA
Coding sequences:
- a CDS encoding ABC transporter substrate-binding protein produces the protein MKHVKRLGILAVILLLVFAFSSCSNSKSEEGTASISDGKSWEETSGFHDKLSVEELYEKAKEEKTVTIYSMSSRLNDVKESFEAQYPGVEVVVYDMRNSEILEKFQREYNAGIHTADVLFIKDTDGAVYNEFVKMGLLKEYIPQNMMKSALPEYQKGAYVPYFEMKQIFYNSEVYDSCPIDNWWDLTRPEYNGKIILRSPIENSEIMGLFIAFVKNSDDMASAYEKEFGEKLVLNGTEHAGYEFLKRLINNDLIIMTSDTDITEAVGAPGQSDPPFGIATSSKMRKAGDDLLINVANDLLPRLGVLDPAYLYITDQSEHVNAAKLLLRWIGGEADGTGEGFKPFHVRGSWPSRTDVAPIDTPPLNSLNLWPLDLNYNYMILDDMRNFWLTLQ
- a CDS encoding PfkB family carbohydrate kinase, which gives rise to MLYDITMIGHVCKDTVFDGGVRSESLGGAVYFSSAAALRSGKHVHVITKAAEQDDLLLDEMRQNGIAVTRQDSPQTTCMALHYDSVDRERREILLAAQASSFSIASFPPVESRIFHLAGLVRGEIPEDFIPHLAQKGDLAVDVQGFIRCNEGERLLFKPWENADDLLPFIRFLKTDAAEAEILTGEKDREKAAILLNRKGAKEVLITHNSEALLCVDGKIYTAPFTPSNLSGRTGRGDTTFAAYLARRVEDAHPAEALRYAAALCSIKMEHPGPFEGSISEVYARMKAMT